One segment of Rosa chinensis cultivar Old Blush chromosome 6, RchiOBHm-V2, whole genome shotgun sequence DNA contains the following:
- the LOC112171710 gene encoding B3 domain-containing protein Os01g0234100: MAKQSSKVACGNSKKAAQRPKRLKRAIFEKSSLLERAEELADQMPVKCPHFVKVMLPSHVAGGFWLGLPSTFCHKHIGTSDQTIILEDETGDKFKTAYLGHKMGLSAGWRGFSIHHHLLEGDVLVFQKVRANEFKVYIVKPNGSKKLKFPDHAEDSQMASVTTCSIPTIADISEDILYIDNYVGSTESEEEDMFNYIDNYEAGAESEDDIDPEFFKGAGLSESSVTCFKEVTCIEKFKIIFNGCNILVPKLVLKKYYELCRSQNSYLHENLVESLNSQLVAGLISETVNIADAIKFCKITTEESEFSTWDKTLQACEMLGMNVGFMRSRASKLASLAAESKTYKDARLAREQEEAEFRVRLADFLKEKDKADREGSEKSVQVATSFKQVTNVPW, encoded by the exons ATGGCAAAACAGAGCTCCAAG GTGGCCTGTGGTAATTCAAAGAAGGCAGCTCAAAG GCCGAAACGATTAAAGAGAGCCATATTTGAGAAATCATCACTTCTCGAAAGAGCTGAGGAACTTGCAGATCAAATGCCAGTAAAATGTCCTCATTTTGTCAAAGTGATGCTTCCATCACATGTTGCTGGAGGCTTCTGGCTG GGTCTTCCTTCGACATTCTGCCACAAACATATAGGAACAAGCGACCAGACGATTATATTGGAAGATGAAACTGGCGATAAGTTCAAAACAGCATATCTCGGTCATAAGATGGGACTGAGTGCTGGATGGAGAGGGTTTTCCATTCATCACCATTTGCTTGAGGGAGATGTTTTAGTCTTCCAAAAAGTCAGGGCTAATGAATTTaag GTTTATATAGTTAAACCAAATGGTTCAAAAAAACTGAAGTTTCCCG ATCACGCAGAGGACTCTCAAATGGCATCCGTTACTACATGTAGTATTCCAACAATAGCTGATATTTCTGAAGATATATTGTACATTGACAATTATGTCGGAAGTACagagagtgaagaagaagatatgtTCAATTATATTGACAATTATGAAGCCGGTGCAGAGAGTGAAGATGATATTGACCCTGAATTTTTCAAAGGAGCTGGGCTTTCGGAGTCTTCTGTCACTTGTTTTAAAGAAGTGACATGCATCGAGAAGTTCAAGATCATATTCAATGGCTGTAACATCTTGGTTCCTAAACTCGTCCTGAAGAAATATTATGAGCTTTGCCGCAGCCAAAACTCATACCTGCATGAAAATCTTGTGGAGTCTCTTAACAGCCAACTGGTTGCTGGACTAATCTCTGAGACGGTCAATATTGCAGATGCAATTAAATTCTGCAAGATTACCACCGAGGAGTCTGAGTTTTCGACGTGGGACAAGACCTTGCAAGCCTGTGAGATGTTAGGCATGAATGTGGGCTTCATGCGCAGCCGAGCGAGCAAGCTTGCAAGCCTTGCGGCAGAATCAAAGACGTACAAAGACGCGAGACTTGCAAGAGAGCAAGAAGAAGCAGAGTTTCGGGTCAGGTTGGCTgactttttgaaagaaaaagataaagcaGATCGGGAGGGGTCTGAGAAATCAGTGCAGGTTGCTACAAGTTTCAAACAAGTGACAAATGTACCTTGGTGA
- the LOC112173595 gene encoding transcription initiation factor TFIID subunit 5 isoform X1 — protein sequence MDEEKLQKFVEAYLKKKGLKLTEHALQEELQPSSSPVSQFDPDVVRQILAFSEFEDGPARYQDGYAKLRSWTYTSLDLYRHELLRVLYPVFIHCFMDLVAKGHIQEARTFFNSFREDHEMMHLRDLQKLEGVLSPSHLEEMEFAHSLRQSKVNIKICQYSYELLLQFLHKSQSTTMLGIINEHINFQVSPGQPSSITDDAEAVTLTGGSQESANQINQKEIHWGLLEDSLEERLEKAGGMALDSEKAEGETKEGEGDENKKKSIEGGKQGASIKKQKKDKAVSATVKSARPEATTVPTAPRVKPELTLPVIPTEVEQSILEDLRNRVQLSSAALPSVSFYTFINTHNGLNCSSISHDGSLVAGGFSDSSLKVWDMAKIGQQYVGSILQGENGTASSEQVAGSNGRKRPYTLFQGHSGPVYSATFNPLSDFILSSSADSTIRLWSTNLNSNLVCYKGHNYPVWDVQFSPVGHYFASASHDRTARIWSMDRIQPLRIMAGHLSDVDCVQWHSNCNYIATGSSDKTVRLWDVQSGECVRIFIGHRSMILSLAMSPDGRYMASGDEDGSIMMWDLSSGRCVTPLMGHTSCVWTLAFSGEGSLLASGSADCTVKLWDVTASTKLPKAEEKSGSASRLRSLKTLPTKCTPVYSLRFSRRNLLFAAGVLSKTV from the exons ATGGACGAGGAGAAGCTTCAGAAATTCGTGGAAGCCTACCTGAAGAAGAAAGGGCTCAAGTTAACGGAGCACGCTCTCCAAGAAGAACTTCAGCCGTCTTCCTCCCCGGTCTCTCAATTCGACCCCGACGTCGTCAGGCAAATCCTCGCCTTCTCCGA atTTGAGGATGGTCCAGCACGTTACCAAGATGGATATGCCAAGTTGAGGTCATGGACTTATACTTCTCTGGATTTGTACCGG CATGAGTTGCTTCGTGTTCTTTATCCGGTATTCATTCATTGTTTCATGGATCTGGTTGCCAAAGGTCATATTCAAGAAG CTCGGACATTTTTCAATAGCTTCCGTGAAGACCATGAAATGATGCACCTACGAGATCTACAGAAGTTGGAAGGAGTTCTTTCTCCCTCTCATTTAGAG GAGATGGAATTTGCTCATTCTCTTAGGCAAAGCAAAGTGAACATAAAGATATGTCAG TACTCCTACGAGCTTCTGCTACAGTTTTTGCACAAGTCACAGTCCACCACAATGCTTGGGATTATCAATGAGCATATTAATTTCCAAG TTTCTCCTGGACAACCTAGCTCAATTACTGATGATGCTGAGGCTGTAACACTTACTGGAGGCAGCCAGGAGTCGGCTAATCAAATAAACCAGAAGGAAATTCATTGGGGG TTGCTTGAAGATTCCTTGGAAGAACGCTTGGAAAAGGCCGGGGGAATGGCTTTAGATTCTGAAAAAGCAGAAGGGGAAACCAAAGAAGGGGAGGGTGATGAAAATAAG AAAAAATCAATTGAAGGAGGTAAACAGGGTGCTTCaatcaaaaagcaaaaaaaggaCAAGGCTGTTAGTGCAACAGTGAAAAGTGCACGCCCCGAGGCAACCACTGTACCTACAGCACCACGAGTCAAACCAGAACTTACTTTGCCAGTAAT TCCAACAGAAGTTGAACAGTCTATTCTTGAGGACTTGAGAAACCGTGTACAGTTGAGTAGTGCTGCGTTGCCATCTGTCAGCTTTTATACATTTATCAACACACACAATGG GTTAAATTGTTCATCTATATCCCATGATGGATCCCTGGTTGCTGGTGGATTTTCTGACTCGTCGCTGAAG GTCTGGGATATGGCAAAGATAGGGCAACAATATGTTGGTT CAATTCTGCAGGGTGAAAATGGTACCGCTTCAAGTGAACAAGTTGCTGGATCAAATGGTAGGAAAAGGCCATATACATTGTTTCAGGGTCATTCAGGGCCAGTTTATTCTGCTACTTTCAATCCTCTGagtgattttatactttcctcTTCAGCAGACTCAACTA TTCGGTTGTGGAGCACAAACCTAAATTCCAATCTTGTTTGCTACAAGGGTCATAACTACCCTGTTTGGGATGTTCAG TTTAGCCCAGTAGGTCATTATTTTGCCAGTGCATCACATGATAGAACAGCAAGAATTTGGTCTATGGACAGAATACAGCCTCTGAGAATAATGGCAGGGCACTTATCTGATGTTGAT TGTGTACAATGGCATTCCAACTGCAACTACATTGCAACTGGTTCTAGTGACAAAACAGTTAGATTATGGGACGTGCAGAGTGGAGAGTGTGTCCGAATATTCATTGGCCACAGGAGTATGATTTTATCTCTTGCAATGTCACCTGATGGTCGGTACATGGCTTCGGGTGATGAAGATGGCTCAATCATGATGTGGGATCTTTCAAGTGGCCGCTGCGTTACACCTTTGATGGGTCATACCTCATGCGTATGGACATTGGCTTTCAG TGGTGAAGGTTCACTCCTTGCTTCTGGATCTGCTGATTGCACGGTAAAATTATGGGACGTAACTGCAAGTACAAAGTTGCCAAAAGCTGAAGAAAA AAGTGGAAGTGCTAGCAGACTGAGGTCATTGAAGACTTTACCAACCAAGTGTACGCCTGTCTACTCCTTGCGG TTTTCTCGAAGGAATCTTTTGTTTGCAGCCGGGGTCCTTTCAAAAACTGTATAA
- the LOC112173595 gene encoding transcription initiation factor TFIID subunit 5 isoform X2: MKFEDGPARYQDGYAKLRSWTYTSLDLYRHELLRVLYPVFIHCFMDLVAKGHIQEARTFFNSFREDHEMMHLRDLQKLEGVLSPSHLEEMEFAHSLRQSKVNIKICQYSYELLLQFLHKSQSTTMLGIINEHINFQVSPGQPSSITDDAEAVTLTGGSQESANQINQKEIHWGLLEDSLEERLEKAGGMALDSEKAEGETKEGEGDENKKKSIEGGKQGASIKKQKKDKAVSATVKSARPEATTVPTAPRVKPELTLPVIPTEVEQSILEDLRNRVQLSSAALPSVSFYTFINTHNGLNCSSISHDGSLVAGGFSDSSLKVWDMAKIGQQYVGSILQGENGTASSEQVAGSNGRKRPYTLFQGHSGPVYSATFNPLSDFILSSSADSTIRLWSTNLNSNLVCYKGHNYPVWDVQFSPVGHYFASASHDRTARIWSMDRIQPLRIMAGHLSDVDCVQWHSNCNYIATGSSDKTVRLWDVQSGECVRIFIGHRSMILSLAMSPDGRYMASGDEDGSIMMWDLSSGRCVTPLMGHTSCVWTLAFSGEGSLLASGSADCTVKLWDVTASTKLPKAEEKSGSASRLRSLKTLPTKCTPVYSLRFSRRNLLFAAGVLSKTV, translated from the exons ATGAA atTTGAGGATGGTCCAGCACGTTACCAAGATGGATATGCCAAGTTGAGGTCATGGACTTATACTTCTCTGGATTTGTACCGG CATGAGTTGCTTCGTGTTCTTTATCCGGTATTCATTCATTGTTTCATGGATCTGGTTGCCAAAGGTCATATTCAAGAAG CTCGGACATTTTTCAATAGCTTCCGTGAAGACCATGAAATGATGCACCTACGAGATCTACAGAAGTTGGAAGGAGTTCTTTCTCCCTCTCATTTAGAG GAGATGGAATTTGCTCATTCTCTTAGGCAAAGCAAAGTGAACATAAAGATATGTCAG TACTCCTACGAGCTTCTGCTACAGTTTTTGCACAAGTCACAGTCCACCACAATGCTTGGGATTATCAATGAGCATATTAATTTCCAAG TTTCTCCTGGACAACCTAGCTCAATTACTGATGATGCTGAGGCTGTAACACTTACTGGAGGCAGCCAGGAGTCGGCTAATCAAATAAACCAGAAGGAAATTCATTGGGGG TTGCTTGAAGATTCCTTGGAAGAACGCTTGGAAAAGGCCGGGGGAATGGCTTTAGATTCTGAAAAAGCAGAAGGGGAAACCAAAGAAGGGGAGGGTGATGAAAATAAG AAAAAATCAATTGAAGGAGGTAAACAGGGTGCTTCaatcaaaaagcaaaaaaaggaCAAGGCTGTTAGTGCAACAGTGAAAAGTGCACGCCCCGAGGCAACCACTGTACCTACAGCACCACGAGTCAAACCAGAACTTACTTTGCCAGTAAT TCCAACAGAAGTTGAACAGTCTATTCTTGAGGACTTGAGAAACCGTGTACAGTTGAGTAGTGCTGCGTTGCCATCTGTCAGCTTTTATACATTTATCAACACACACAATGG GTTAAATTGTTCATCTATATCCCATGATGGATCCCTGGTTGCTGGTGGATTTTCTGACTCGTCGCTGAAG GTCTGGGATATGGCAAAGATAGGGCAACAATATGTTGGTT CAATTCTGCAGGGTGAAAATGGTACCGCTTCAAGTGAACAAGTTGCTGGATCAAATGGTAGGAAAAGGCCATATACATTGTTTCAGGGTCATTCAGGGCCAGTTTATTCTGCTACTTTCAATCCTCTGagtgattttatactttcctcTTCAGCAGACTCAACTA TTCGGTTGTGGAGCACAAACCTAAATTCCAATCTTGTTTGCTACAAGGGTCATAACTACCCTGTTTGGGATGTTCAG TTTAGCCCAGTAGGTCATTATTTTGCCAGTGCATCACATGATAGAACAGCAAGAATTTGGTCTATGGACAGAATACAGCCTCTGAGAATAATGGCAGGGCACTTATCTGATGTTGAT TGTGTACAATGGCATTCCAACTGCAACTACATTGCAACTGGTTCTAGTGACAAAACAGTTAGATTATGGGACGTGCAGAGTGGAGAGTGTGTCCGAATATTCATTGGCCACAGGAGTATGATTTTATCTCTTGCAATGTCACCTGATGGTCGGTACATGGCTTCGGGTGATGAAGATGGCTCAATCATGATGTGGGATCTTTCAAGTGGCCGCTGCGTTACACCTTTGATGGGTCATACCTCATGCGTATGGACATTGGCTTTCAG TGGTGAAGGTTCACTCCTTGCTTCTGGATCTGCTGATTGCACGGTAAAATTATGGGACGTAACTGCAAGTACAAAGTTGCCAAAAGCTGAAGAAAA AAGTGGAAGTGCTAGCAGACTGAGGTCATTGAAGACTTTACCAACCAAGTGTACGCCTGTCTACTCCTTGCGG TTTTCTCGAAGGAATCTTTTGTTTGCAGCCGGGGTCCTTTCAAAAACTGTATAA